A DNA window from Actinokineospora baliensis contains the following coding sequences:
- a CDS encoding acyl-CoA carboxylase subunit beta — MSSATEPTGVPSEGEPDIHTTAGKLADLYRRYDEAVHAGSARAVEKQHAKGKKTARERIDMLLDPGSFVELDELARHRSTNFGLEKNRPYGDGVVTGYGTVDGRPVCVFSQDVTVFGGSLGQVYGEKIVKVMDLAIKTGSPIVGINEGGGARIQEGVVSLGLYGEIFRRNTLASGVIPQISLIMGANAGGHVYSPALTDFIVMVDQTSQMFITGPDVVKTVTGEEVTLEELGGARTHNTKSGVAHYMGADEDDAIAYVKELLSFLPSNNLSEPPVFPGFVGDGSVVEDLTDGDRELDTLIPDSANQPYDIHEVITRVVDDGEFLEVHPLFAPNIVVGFGRVEGRSVGVVANQPTQFAGCLDIDASEKAARFVRTCDAFNIPVLTFVDVPGFLPGTDQEFDGIIRRGAKLIYAYAEATVPLVTVITRKAYGGAYDVMGSKHLGADINLAWPTAQIAVMGASGASNILHRKTLKAALDAGEDVDALRAKLDREYEDTLLNPYVAAERGYVDSVIPPSHTRGYVARALRMLADKRESLPPKKHGNIPL; from the coding sequence ATGAGCAGCGCGACGGAGCCGACGGGCGTGCCCAGCGAAGGCGAGCCGGACATCCACACCACGGCGGGCAAGCTGGCCGACCTCTACCGGCGCTACGACGAGGCCGTGCACGCGGGCTCGGCGCGCGCGGTCGAGAAGCAGCACGCCAAGGGCAAGAAGACCGCCCGCGAGCGGATCGACATGCTGCTCGACCCCGGCAGCTTCGTCGAGCTCGACGAGCTCGCCAGGCACCGGTCGACCAACTTCGGCCTGGAGAAGAACCGCCCCTACGGCGACGGCGTCGTCACCGGCTACGGCACGGTCGACGGCCGCCCGGTGTGCGTGTTCAGCCAGGACGTGACCGTCTTCGGCGGGTCGCTCGGCCAGGTGTACGGGGAGAAGATCGTCAAGGTGATGGACCTGGCGATCAAGACCGGCAGCCCGATCGTCGGCATCAACGAGGGCGGCGGCGCGCGCATCCAGGAGGGCGTGGTCTCCCTCGGCCTCTACGGCGAGATCTTCCGCCGCAACACGCTGGCCTCCGGGGTCATCCCGCAGATCTCGCTGATCATGGGCGCCAACGCGGGCGGGCACGTGTACTCGCCCGCGCTGACCGACTTCATCGTGATGGTCGACCAGACCTCGCAGATGTTCATCACCGGCCCCGACGTGGTCAAGACGGTCACCGGCGAGGAGGTGACGCTGGAGGAGCTCGGCGGCGCGCGCACCCACAACACGAAGTCCGGCGTCGCCCACTACATGGGTGCCGACGAGGACGACGCGATCGCCTACGTCAAGGAACTGCTGTCGTTCCTGCCGTCGAACAACCTGTCCGAGCCCCCGGTCTTCCCCGGCTTCGTGGGTGACGGGTCCGTGGTCGAGGACCTCACCGACGGCGACCGCGAGCTCGACACCCTCATCCCGGACTCGGCGAACCAGCCCTACGACATCCACGAGGTCATCACCCGCGTCGTGGACGACGGCGAGTTCCTCGAGGTGCACCCGCTGTTCGCCCCCAACATCGTCGTCGGCTTCGGCCGGGTCGAGGGCCGCAGCGTCGGCGTGGTCGCCAACCAGCCCACCCAGTTCGCGGGCTGCCTGGACATCGACGCCTCCGAGAAGGCCGCCCGCTTCGTGCGGACCTGCGACGCGTTCAACATCCCGGTCCTGACCTTCGTCGACGTCCCCGGCTTCCTCCCCGGCACCGACCAGGAGTTCGACGGCATCATCCGCCGCGGCGCCAAGCTCATCTACGCCTACGCCGAGGCCACCGTCCCCCTGGTCACGGTCATCACCCGCAAGGCATACGGCGGCGCCTACGACGTCATGGGCTCCAAGCACCTGGGTGCCGACATCAACCTGGCCTGGCCCACAGCCCAGATCGCCGTCATGGGCGCCTCAGGCGCGTCCAACATCCTCCACCGCAAGACGTTGAAGGCCGCCCTGGACGCGGGCGAGGACGTCGACGCACTGCGCGCCAAGCTGGACCGCGAGTACGAGGACACCCTCCTCAACCCCTACGTAGCCGCCGAACGCGGCTACGTCGACTCCGTGATCCCGCCCTCGCACACCCGCGGCTACGTCGCCCGGGCACTGCGCATGCTGGCCGACAAGCGCGAATCCCTACCCCCGAAGAAGCACGGCAACATCCCCCTGTGA
- a CDS encoding acyl-CoA carboxylase subunit epsilon, translating to MTTEENRPLLRVVRGNPDPAELAALTVVLAAASGAPAEAPTPAPSAWASPSALVRRPLNPGPGAWRTSGFPR from the coding sequence GTGACCACGGAGGAGAACCGCCCTCTACTGCGCGTGGTCCGAGGCAACCCGGACCCGGCAGAACTGGCAGCCCTGACGGTGGTGCTGGCCGCCGCATCCGGGGCGCCCGCCGAGGCACCCACCCCGGCCCCGAGCGCCTGGGCCTCCCCCTCGGCCTTGGTCCGGCGTCCGCTGAACCCGGGCCCGGGAGCCTGGCGGACGTCTGGCTTCCCTCGCTGA
- a CDS encoding helix-turn-helix domain-containing protein: MSSKRKELADTRKAAGLSQEELARRLGVDRTTVTRWETAESSPQPWIRPKLARALGVTPRGLDSLLKDTAPRIEAPGGEGPITEAYVDWLRQHVRQLLLLDAQFGGNEASGQAVRLLRSAVRRIGVDSCPQPLWRDLMRAVGELAEVAGWLLYDADQQDASRRLSLEALHYLRLAGDRELELLTLQNLSMQAEYLGRTGEALQICDAVLDGTLSGRVRGLFLGRQAHALAKRGQHSEAARRLSEARATLEDDGPGWAYWVDERQFAWFEGMLGIERGDFDHAAGVFAEALASTPPERVRGAFSRSVYLLDCLVRAGDVKEAERLVPDVAARVGEVGSGRTVALLRGVAKRAELGGGGDLAGLVRESGL, translated from the coding sequence GTGTCGAGCAAGCGCAAGGAACTGGCGGACACCAGGAAGGCCGCAGGGTTGAGCCAGGAGGAACTGGCGAGGCGCCTCGGGGTGGATCGCACAACGGTGACCCGGTGGGAGACGGCGGAGAGCAGCCCGCAACCGTGGATCCGGCCGAAGCTGGCGCGGGCACTCGGCGTCACGCCACGCGGTCTGGATTCACTGCTTAAGGACACAGCGCCCCGCATAGAGGCACCCGGCGGCGAGGGGCCGATCACTGAGGCCTACGTGGACTGGTTGCGCCAGCATGTCCGGCAACTGCTCCTGCTCGACGCCCAGTTCGGGGGCAATGAAGCTAGCGGCCAGGCCGTGCGCCTACTGCGAAGCGCGGTGCGGCGCATAGGGGTCGACTCGTGCCCGCAGCCGTTGTGGCGGGACCTTATGCGGGCCGTGGGTGAGTTGGCTGAGGTTGCTGGGTGGCTGCTCTATGACGCGGATCAGCAGGACGCTAGTCGGCGGTTGAGTTTGGAGGCTCTGCACTACCTGCGGCTGGCGGGCGACAGGGAGCTTGAGCTGCTCACGTTGCAGAACCTCTCTATGCAGGCCGAGTACCTAGGGCGCACTGGTGAGGCCCTGCAGATCTGCGACGCCGTGCTTGATGGCACCTTGTCCGGGCGGGTACGGGGGCTGTTCCTCGGTCGGCAGGCTCATGCGCTGGCCAAGCGCGGGCAGCACAGCGAGGCGGCGCGGAGGCTCAGCGAAGCGCGGGCGACGCTTGAGGACGATGGGCCTGGGTGGGCGTATTGGGTGGATGAGCGGCAGTTCGCGTGGTTCGAGGGGATGCTCGGGATCGAGAGGGGCGACTTCGACCATGCCGCTGGGGTGTTCGCGGAGGCGTTGGCGAGTACGCCGCCGGAGAGGGTGCGGGGGGCGTTCAGCAGGTCGGTGTACCTGTTGGACTGTCTGGTCCGCGCGGGGGACGTCAAAGAGGCCGAGCGTCTAGTGCCTGACGTGGCTGCGCGGGTCGGCGAGGTGGGGTCGGGGCGGACGGTGGCATTGTTGCGCGGTGTGGCTAAGAGGGCCGAGCTTGGTGGGGGTGGGGACCTGGCGGGGTTGGTGCGGGAAAGCGGGCTTTAG
- a CDS encoding DHA2 family efflux MFS transporter permease subunit — translation MSGGVRGPWVALAALCACFFMVMLDSTIVTVAIPAMLEGLDATLNQVIWVNSVYLLANTVPLLLTGRLGDRFGPKRVLVVGLVLFLGASLWCGLSTSAGSLIAARAVQGLGAAAMTPQTLSFITGLFPPERRGAPIAVWGAVAGVATITGPVVGGLLVQHVGWQWIFLLNLPIGAVGLVLGLVLLPDWRPAGRVRFDVTGAVLASAGLGLLVFGLQNGQHYHWGQIVGPIGVLPVIGFGLLLLGGFTIYQRRARDPLLPRGLFANPIFSYANLTHAALGFATTGMFLPLVIYVQSVLGLDPVASSLLCAPMAVAAGGAAWVAGRARVAGRTMIMTGLGGLAAGTIVLALLAEPDTDPLLLVPGLVLAGTGIGLVFSPLTASATYGMPTELVGAASGVFNTSRQVGGVLGSATTGLLLQVGLGFAVPEAARQYAKFLPPRYADEFVERITSAAQTASQFGGEGPAVPADWSPTVAEKVRELATDAFHLGFTNAAKATLVLPVVVLILGMVAAAGIRPQPTGNAKISGLSSEPAGP, via the coding sequence ATGAGTGGTGGGGTGCGCGGCCCGTGGGTGGCGCTGGCGGCGCTGTGCGCGTGCTTCTTCATGGTCATGCTCGACTCCACCATCGTCACCGTGGCCATCCCGGCGATGCTGGAGGGCCTCGACGCCACGTTGAACCAGGTGATCTGGGTCAACAGCGTCTACCTGCTCGCCAACACCGTTCCGCTGCTGCTGACCGGCAGGCTCGGCGACCGGTTCGGGCCGAAGCGGGTGCTGGTGGTCGGTTTGGTCCTGTTCCTCGGCGCCTCGCTCTGGTGTGGACTGTCCACCTCGGCCGGGTCGTTGATCGCGGCGCGCGCGGTGCAGGGGCTGGGTGCGGCCGCGATGACGCCGCAGACGTTGTCGTTCATCACGGGGTTGTTCCCGCCGGAGCGGCGGGGGGCGCCGATCGCGGTGTGGGGGGCCGTCGCGGGGGTCGCGACGATCACCGGGCCGGTGGTGGGCGGGTTGCTGGTGCAGCACGTGGGCTGGCAGTGGATCTTCCTGCTGAACCTGCCGATCGGCGCGGTCGGCCTGGTGCTCGGCCTGGTGCTGCTGCCGGACTGGCGGCCAGCGGGTCGGGTGCGGTTCGACGTGACCGGGGCCGTGTTGGCCTCCGCCGGGCTCGGGCTCCTCGTCTTCGGCCTGCAGAATGGCCAGCACTACCACTGGGGTCAGATCGTTGGACCTATAGGCGTCCTGCCGGTCATCGGGTTCGGTTTGCTGCTCCTCGGCGGTTTCACGATCTATCAACGGCGTGCGCGCGATCCTCTTCTCCCAAGAGGCCTGTTCGCCAACCCGATCTTCAGTTACGCCAACCTGACCCACGCGGCGCTGGGTTTCGCCACGACCGGCATGTTCCTGCCGCTGGTGATCTACGTGCAGTCGGTGCTCGGCCTGGACCCGGTCGCGTCCAGCCTCCTCTGCGCCCCGATGGCGGTGGCCGCCGGTGGCGCGGCCTGGGTGGCCGGGCGGGCGCGGGTGGCGGGCCGGACGATGATCATGACTGGGCTTGGCGGATTGGCGGCCGGGACGATCGTCCTCGCGCTGCTGGCCGAACCCGACACGGACCCGCTGCTGCTCGTGCCGGGGCTGGTGCTGGCGGGCACCGGTATCGGGCTGGTGTTCTCGCCGCTGACCGCCTCGGCGACCTACGGGATGCCGACCGAGCTGGTGGGCGCCGCCTCGGGCGTGTTCAACACCTCGCGGCAGGTCGGTGGCGTGCTCGGCAGCGCGACGACCGGGCTGTTGCTGCAGGTCGGGCTGGGGTTCGCGGTGCCGGAGGCGGCCAGGCAGTACGCCAAGTTCCTGCCGCCGCGCTACGCCGACGAGTTCGTCGAGCGGATCACCTCGGCCGCGCAGACCGCGAGCCAGTTCGGTGGCGAAGGGCCCGCGGTGCCTGCCGACTGGTCGCCGACGGTGGCGGAGAAGGTGCGCGAACTGGCCACAGACGCGTTCCACCTCGGCTTCACGAATGCGGCGAAAGCGACGCTGGTGTTGCCGGTTGTCGTCCTTATTCTGGGGATGGTGGCGGCGGCGGGCATTCGGCCGCAGCCAACTGGTAACGCGAAAATTTCAGGACTGTCGAGCGAACCGGCCGGACCGTAG
- a CDS encoding Xaa-Pro dipeptidyl-peptidase — MAIRRSLFITAVAVVASLGAVTVPASAAPTALRSDPIYSYANAVRETVWVDTGLTAPNGSRVRVATDIIRPREATGRVPVIMDASPYYATLGRGNESQKKVYDSAGKPVQFPLHYDNYFVPRGYAVALVDLSGTARSNGCVDIGGRSEITSAKAVIDWLNGRATGYTSATGSTTATAGWSTGAVGMIGKSWDGTIANGVAATGVDGLKTIVPIGAISSWYDYYRASGATFTSGSPAGLAQVVENPGGASGCGSVKTTLTNGSPASGDYTSMYRERDYVLGASKVKASVFVVHGLNDLNVKTINFGQWWNALPASVERKIWLSQTGHVDPFDFRRSVWVDTLHRWFDHYLLGIDNGVQNEPKSTVEQSPDVWKDDASWPLATAPTTLRLRPGTTAGVGTLSTTAPPAGSAASLTDNRTSSYDWINNPTTTSSARVLYRTEALRADVRISGTTQITVTATPSQSAARLTAVLVDYGSATIRNYRGSGEGIRTLTTRSCWGESATGDSACFLDTAANTTTVSQNIIARGWADLGHYAGLDSRRTLTAGTPYTITFNLASTDQVIPAGHRLALVIGSTDSSYISSAGTNPKLTIDLAKTSVRIPLAGSI; from the coding sequence ATGGCTATACGGCGATCCCTGTTCATCACGGCCGTTGCTGTTGTCGCGAGCCTTGGTGCGGTTACCGTCCCGGCATCTGCGGCGCCCACCGCGCTGCGCAGCGACCCCATCTACTCTTACGCGAACGCCGTGCGCGAGACCGTATGGGTCGACACGGGTCTTACCGCACCGAACGGTTCAAGAGTTCGGGTCGCCACCGACATCATTCGCCCGCGTGAGGCCACCGGCCGCGTTCCGGTAATCATGGACGCGAGCCCCTACTACGCCACCCTCGGGCGCGGCAACGAGAGCCAGAAGAAGGTCTACGACAGCGCGGGCAAGCCTGTTCAGTTCCCGCTGCACTACGACAACTACTTCGTGCCGCGCGGTTACGCCGTCGCGCTCGTGGACCTTTCCGGCACCGCCCGCTCCAACGGCTGCGTCGACATCGGTGGACGCTCCGAGATCACCTCCGCGAAGGCGGTCATCGACTGGCTCAACGGCCGCGCGACCGGCTACACGTCGGCGACCGGCAGCACCACCGCCACCGCGGGCTGGTCGACCGGCGCCGTCGGGATGATCGGCAAGTCGTGGGACGGCACCATCGCCAACGGGGTGGCCGCCACCGGTGTCGACGGCCTCAAGACGATCGTGCCGATCGGCGCGATCAGCTCCTGGTACGACTACTACCGCGCCTCCGGGGCCACCTTCACCAGCGGCAGCCCCGCCGGTCTGGCCCAGGTCGTGGAGAACCCGGGCGGCGCGTCCGGCTGCGGCTCGGTGAAGACCACGCTGACCAACGGCTCACCGGCCAGCGGCGACTACACGTCGATGTACCGCGAGCGGGACTACGTGCTCGGCGCCTCGAAGGTCAAGGCGAGCGTGTTCGTGGTCCACGGGCTCAACGACCTCAACGTGAAGACGATCAACTTCGGCCAGTGGTGGAACGCGCTGCCCGCCTCCGTGGAGCGCAAGATCTGGCTCTCGCAGACCGGCCACGTCGACCCGTTCGACTTCCGGCGCTCGGTGTGGGTCGACACGCTGCACCGCTGGTTCGACCACTACCTGCTCGGCATCGACAACGGCGTCCAGAACGAGCCGAAGTCCACTGTGGAGCAGAGCCCGGACGTCTGGAAGGACGACGCGTCCTGGCCGCTGGCCACCGCGCCGACGACGTTGCGGCTGCGCCCCGGTACGACAGCGGGTGTTGGCACGCTCAGCACGACCGCGCCGCCCGCGGGCAGTGCCGCGAGCCTGACCGACAACCGCACCAGCTCGTACGACTGGATCAACAACCCGACCACGACCTCCTCGGCCAGGGTGCTCTACCGCACCGAGGCGCTGCGCGCGGACGTGCGGATCTCCGGCACCACGCAGATCACCGTCACCGCGACCCCCTCGCAGAGCGCGGCGCGGCTGACGGCGGTCCTGGTCGACTACGGCTCGGCCACGATCCGCAACTACCGCGGCAGCGGCGAGGGCATCCGCACCCTGACCACCCGCTCCTGCTGGGGCGAGAGCGCCACCGGTGACAGCGCCTGCTTCCTCGACACCGCGGCCAACACCACGACCGTCAGCCAGAACATCATCGCCCGCGGCTGGGCCGACCTGGGCCACTACGCGGGCCTGGACTCGCGCCGCACCTTGACGGCGGGGACCCCGTACACGATCACCTTCAACCTGGCCTCCACCGACCAGGTCATCCCCGCCGGGCACCGGCTGGCGCTGGTCATCGGCAGCACGGACAGCTCGTACATCAGCTCGGCGGGCACCAACCCGAAGCTGACCATCGACCTGGCCAAGACCTCCGTCCGCATCCCCCTGGCCGGCTCGATCTGA
- a CDS encoding Maf family protein — translation MEFILASQSPARLGVLRTAGIDPVVRVSGVDEDAVADAVVDPTPERVVAALAEAKARTVVAVRDNAVVVGCDSMLHFDGELVGKPKSADVARARWAKLVGGTGELLTGHAVLRVVDGQVVDTAVGVQTTTVRFGSPSEAEIDAYIASGEPLEVAGAFTLDGLGGWFVEGIDGDPSSVIGISLPLTRRLLAAVGVSVTQLWRSTR, via the coding sequence GTGGAGTTCATCCTTGCGTCCCAGTCCCCTGCCCGGCTCGGCGTTCTCCGGACGGCGGGCATCGACCCCGTCGTGCGGGTCTCGGGTGTTGACGAGGACGCCGTAGCCGACGCGGTGGTGGACCCCACGCCGGAGCGGGTGGTTGCCGCGTTGGCGGAGGCCAAGGCGCGGACGGTCGTCGCGGTGCGGGACAACGCCGTAGTTGTGGGGTGCGATTCGATGCTGCACTTCGACGGGGAGTTGGTCGGCAAGCCCAAGAGCGCGGACGTGGCGCGGGCGCGGTGGGCGAAGTTGGTCGGCGGCACGGGCGAACTGCTCACCGGGCACGCCGTGCTGCGCGTGGTGGACGGTCAGGTCGTCGACACCGCCGTCGGCGTTCAGACCACGACGGTTCGCTTCGGGTCGCCCAGCGAGGCCGAGATCGACGCCTACATCGCCAGCGGGGAGCCGCTGGAGGTGGCGGGCGCGTTCACCCTGGACGGTTTGGGCGGCTGGTTCGTCGAGGGCATCGACGGGGACCCGTCGAGCGTCATCGGGATCAGCCTGCCGTTGACCAGGCGGCTGTTGGCCGCGGTGGGCGTCAGCGTGACCCAGCTGTGGCGTTCCACCAGGTGA
- a CDS encoding putative leader peptide: MRYSPALTERLHIDLRRQASALCRG, from the coding sequence ATGAGGTACTCGCCAGCGCTGACCGAGCGCCTGCACATCGATCTCCGACGGCAGGCCAGCGCGCTGTGTCGAGGTTAG
- a CDS encoding dicarboxylate/amino acid:cation symporter, with protein sequence MSTAAQPTTRRTLYFGLAVLAGLVIGALLGFVAKQTGAAWLTTTLKTTGSIFTNLLQFTVIPLVFTAIVVGVNSLRGLGGGRTAARLGGKTLLWFGITSLIAVLIGIVVGLVSGVGKGIDVTPSEATVQRLADRAQGDWLTVINGLVPENLFSAFASGEVLQVVFVAALVGVATYALGERAKPFIAFNQAAFDIIQKVLGWIIRLAPLGVLGLIGTAVATYGNQFFKPLLSLIAAVYVAALLVLFVVYPVLLRFVGKVSPRVFFAKSWTALQFAFVSRSSGATLPLSRQTAVNLGVRPGYAGFAVPLGTTTKMDGCAALYPAIATIFIANLFGVQLSAWQYAGIVLVAVFGAFATAGTTGWFTMLTLTLSTIGLPAEVVATGVAIVYGVDPILDMIRTATNVAGQITVPVLVARGEDLIDDDVLAAPSAPPLLDDTTGDGPNDDRPAKHEDLVPA encoded by the coding sequence ATGTCCACAGCCGCCCAACCGACCACCCGGCGCACCCTCTACTTCGGACTCGCCGTGCTCGCGGGTCTCGTCATCGGCGCGCTGCTCGGCTTCGTGGCCAAGCAGACCGGCGCCGCCTGGTTGACCACCACCCTCAAGACCACCGGCTCGATCTTCACCAACCTGCTGCAGTTCACCGTGATCCCGCTGGTGTTCACCGCGATCGTGGTCGGCGTCAACAGCCTGCGCGGCCTCGGCGGCGGGCGCACCGCGGCCCGGCTCGGCGGCAAGACCCTGCTGTGGTTCGGGATCACCTCGCTCATCGCCGTGCTGATCGGCATCGTCGTCGGCCTGGTTTCCGGTGTCGGCAAGGGGATCGACGTCACGCCGAGCGAGGCGACCGTGCAGCGGTTGGCCGACCGGGCGCAGGGCGACTGGCTCACGGTCATCAACGGCTTGGTGCCGGAGAACCTGTTCTCCGCCTTCGCCAGCGGCGAAGTTCTGCAGGTCGTGTTCGTCGCCGCGCTCGTCGGGGTGGCGACCTACGCGCTCGGTGAGCGGGCCAAGCCGTTCATCGCGTTCAACCAGGCCGCGTTCGACATCATCCAGAAGGTGCTCGGCTGGATCATCCGGTTGGCGCCGCTGGGGGTGCTCGGCCTGATCGGCACCGCGGTCGCGACCTACGGCAACCAGTTCTTCAAGCCGCTGCTGTCGCTGATCGCCGCCGTGTACGTCGCCGCGCTGCTGGTGCTGTTCGTGGTCTACCCGGTCCTGCTGCGCTTCGTCGGCAAGGTCAGCCCGCGCGTGTTCTTCGCCAAGTCGTGGACCGCGCTGCAGTTCGCGTTCGTCTCCCGCTCCTCCGGCGCCACGCTGCCGCTGAGCAGGCAGACCGCGGTGAACCTGGGCGTGCGGCCCGGGTACGCCGGGTTCGCGGTCCCGCTGGGCACCACGACCAAGATGGACGGCTGCGCCGCGCTGTACCCGGCGATCGCGACGATCTTCATCGCGAACCTGTTCGGCGTCCAGCTCAGTGCCTGGCAGTACGCGGGGATCGTGTTGGTCGCGGTGTTCGGCGCGTTCGCGACGGCGGGCACCACCGGCTGGTTCACCATGCTGACCCTGACGCTGAGCACGATCGGGCTGCCCGCGGAGGTCGTGGCCACCGGCGTGGCGATCGTCTACGGGGTCGACCCGATCCTGGACATGATCCGCACCGCCACCAACGTCGCCGGGCAGATCACCGTGCCGGTCCTGGTGGCAAGGGGCGAGGACCTGATCGACGACGACGTGCTGGCCGCCCCCAGCGCCCCGCCGCTACTCGACGACACCACCGGCGACGGCCCGAACGACGACCGGCCCGCCAAGCACGAGGACCTCGTCCCCGCCTGA
- a CDS encoding acetyl/propionyl/methylcrotonyl-CoA carboxylase subunit alpha, protein MSESAKALSKVLVANRGEIAVRVIRACRDAGLGSVAVYADPDRDLPFVRLADEAFALGGSTPGESYLVIEKVLDAAKRSGADAVHPGYGFLSENAEFAQAVIDAGLTWIGPDPQAIRDLGDKVTARHIALRAGAPLVPGTKEPVSGAEEIIAFASEYGLPVAIKAAFGGGGRGLKVARTLEEIPELFDSAVREAVSAFGRGECFVERYLDKPRHVEAQVLADKHGNVIVVGTRDCSLQRRHQKLVEEAPAPFLTDAQRAEIHASAKAICREAGYSGAGTVEYLVGTDGTISFLEVNTRLQVEHPVSEETTGLDLVREQFRIAAGEALRFTEDPTPRGHSIEFRINGEDAGRGFLPAPGTVTTWRAPEGPGVRVDSGVESGTVIGGQFDSMLAKVIVTGADRDEALARSRRALDELVVEGMATVVPFHRVIVRDPAFIGDGTGFSVHTRWIETEFDNRIEPFTGGADAAVEAEERQNVVVEVGGRRLEVSLPAGLSLGGGGAAPAAKAKPRKRAGGKAGAAVSGDAVAAPMQGTIVKIAVEDGQTVEQGELIVVLEAMKMENPVTAHKSGTVTSLGVSAGETVTTGSVICEIKD, encoded by the coding sequence GTGTCCGAGTCGGCCAAGGCGCTGAGCAAGGTACTCGTGGCCAACCGGGGCGAGATCGCGGTCCGGGTGATCCGGGCCTGCCGCGACGCGGGTCTGGGCAGTGTCGCCGTGTACGCCGACCCCGATCGCGACCTGCCGTTCGTGCGGCTCGCGGACGAGGCGTTCGCGCTCGGCGGGTCCACCCCCGGCGAGAGCTACCTGGTGATCGAGAAGGTGCTGGACGCGGCGAAGCGCTCCGGCGCGGACGCGGTGCACCCGGGGTACGGCTTCCTGTCCGAGAACGCCGAGTTCGCCCAGGCCGTCATCGACGCCGGACTGACCTGGATCGGGCCGGACCCGCAGGCCATCCGCGACCTCGGCGACAAGGTCACCGCCAGGCACATCGCGCTGCGCGCGGGCGCGCCGCTGGTGCCCGGCACCAAGGAGCCGGTCTCCGGCGCCGAGGAGATCATCGCGTTCGCCTCCGAGTACGGGCTGCCGGTGGCGATCAAGGCCGCGTTCGGCGGTGGCGGCCGCGGCCTGAAGGTCGCCCGCACGCTGGAGGAGATCCCCGAGCTGTTCGACTCCGCGGTGCGCGAGGCCGTCTCGGCGTTCGGCCGCGGCGAGTGCTTCGTCGAGCGCTACCTGGACAAGCCGCGCCACGTCGAGGCGCAGGTGCTCGCCGACAAGCACGGCAACGTGATCGTGGTCGGCACCCGCGACTGCTCGCTGCAGCGGCGGCACCAGAAGCTGGTCGAGGAGGCGCCCGCGCCGTTCCTCACCGACGCGCAGCGCGCGGAGATCCACGCCTCGGCGAAGGCCATCTGCCGCGAGGCGGGCTACAGCGGCGCGGGCACCGTGGAGTACCTGGTCGGCACCGACGGGACGATCTCGTTCCTGGAGGTCAACACCCGGCTGCAGGTCGAGCACCCGGTGTCGGAGGAGACCACCGGGCTCGACCTGGTGCGCGAGCAGTTCCGGATCGCCGCCGGTGAGGCGCTGCGGTTCACCGAGGACCCGACGCCGCGCGGGCACTCCATCGAGTTCCGGATCAACGGCGAGGACGCGGGCCGCGGCTTCCTGCCCGCCCCCGGCACGGTCACCACGTGGCGCGCCCCCGAGGGCCCCGGCGTCCGGGTCGACTCTGGCGTGGAGTCGGGCACCGTCATCGGCGGCCAGTTCGACTCGATGCTGGCCAAGGTCATCGTGACCGGCGCGGACCGCGACGAGGCGCTGGCCAGGTCGCGGCGCGCGCTCGACGAGCTGGTGGTCGAGGGCATGGCGACGGTCGTGCCGTTCCACCGGGTGATCGTGCGCGACCCGGCGTTCATCGGCGACGGGACCGGGTTCAGCGTGCACACCCGCTGGATCGAGACCGAGTTCGACAACCGCATCGAGCCCTTCACCGGTGGCGCCGACGCCGCGGTGGAGGCCGAGGAGCGCCAGAACGTGGTCGTCGAGGTCGGCGGCCGCCGTCTGGAGGTGTCGCTGCCCGCCGGGCTCTCCCTCGGCGGTGGTGGCGCGGCCCCCGCGGCGAAGGCCAAGCCCCGCAAGCGCGCGGGCGGCAAGGCGGGCGCCGCGGTCTCCGGTGACGCGGTGGCGGCGCCGATGCAGGGCACGATCGTGAAGATCGCCGTGGAGGACGGGCAGACCGTCGAGCAGGGCGAGCTGATCGTGGTGCTCGAGGCGATGAAGATGGAGAACCCGGTCACCGCGCACAAGTCGGGCACGGTCACCAGCCTGGGCGTGTCCGCAGGCGAGACGGTCACCACGGGTTCGGTCATCTGCGAGATCAAGGACTGA
- a CDS encoding DUF1707 SHOCT-like domain-containing protein: protein MNEIPPSELRIGDAEREDALRALGDHMTAGRLDITEYGDRSAKITTARTLGELTALFADLPGPKPGVPVPAPPPMPPPPPQPLTWADRPLNQRLFAALVPISGVAGVVLFLFVLHFWPVLLLPVVVTAIGGALFGEEWKHARSHRNRPFPPPRRHYGRGWR from the coding sequence GTGAACGAGATCCCCCCGTCCGAGCTGCGCATCGGCGACGCCGAGCGGGAGGACGCACTGCGTGCGCTCGGTGACCACATGACAGCGGGCCGCCTCGACATCACCGAGTACGGCGACCGCAGCGCCAAGATCACCACAGCCCGCACGCTCGGCGAACTGACCGCCCTGTTCGCCGACCTACCCGGCCCGAAGCCGGGTGTACCGGTGCCCGCTCCGCCACCCATGCCACCACCGCCCCCACAACCGCTGACCTGGGCGGACCGGCCGCTCAACCAGCGCCTGTTCGCCGCGCTGGTACCCATCTCCGGTGTGGCGGGCGTGGTGCTGTTCCTGTTCGTGCTGCACTTCTGGCCCGTACTGCTGCTCCCCGTGGTCGTCACAGCCATAGGCGGCGCCCTCTTCGGCGAAGAGTGGAAACACGCCCGCAGCCACCGCAACCGCCCCTTCCCCCCACCCCGCCGCCACTACGGCCGCGGCTGGCGCTGA